A window of Gossypium raimondii isolate GPD5lz chromosome 7, ASM2569854v1, whole genome shotgun sequence genomic DNA:
ACCACATCTTTCTAGTTGTACCAAAACAATGGTGCCAACTGAGCATACAAAGTTAATGCTGGTAGAGTTTCATAATCTATATTCCCTCCgtacttaataaataaaatgaaaatctaCATATGCCATCATACATGGCAAAAATTTCAACTCTTCATCATAGGGAGTGCAAGGGATATAGGCAGAGAGAGAACACCAATGAAACACGAAGAGCCTGAGCGGGACCTCGTGACATCTTCACAAGTTTTTCCAGTCTGCTGGCTTGGATGCCTCAATGATCGAAGGCCGTCTATATCCATCAGGGAAAACAAACGCTGGGAGCTGCCTCCTACAAACATGAGAAACATAAATATCCATTCCTGGTTTCCAGTACATGTACATGCTTATCTCCTGTCTGAACTCATCAACTGTTCCACGTATGTCAAATTGTTGACCTTCTAGACCACTCACTCCCTCTTTCCTCTGCAAACCCATGAAAAAAGCACAATGTTGGAACTGCTTGGATGTATCAACATACTCGTTTGGGTAAGGGTGACACTGCAACATTCCATTTGTGTCCCGCTCTATCTGCAGAATGATATAGAAACATCATCTTCAAAGTTACCATAATGATTAAATGAAACATAGTAGCTTAAAGTTCAATAGACTACTCCCCAACACAGCCAATTTTTTACCTTCAAGGTTAGCTGTCTAAGCCGGGACTCTACCCAGCCTTTCCATGCCAGTAAATCATCAGCATCTGCCGAAACTATGTCAACTTGTAGATAGTTTCGGTATGCCTCAAAGAAAAGATGAGGCTCAAACAAAGCACTCCATTGAGATTTGTTTTGCTCAATCTCCTACATAAAGAAAAAGCAGCTAAATCATCAATAGTTCAAACTTCAACAAAGGCAGCTAGACCTTAACAAAAAGAACCATGTATTGTCTCACCACACATATTCTATTACCAAATTGGAACTGTTCCATCATAACACGAAGTGTACTTAAAGAGACATTGTAACTGGAATTCATGCAAGGATATGCAGGAGTAATTATTGGCATATGATGGAAACGGTCCTGAGGATTCTTGCGTGGATCCCAGACTGGAAAGCCAAGTTCACCCTCTTCTATTGAACACAACATAACAGGGTTTGGCCACCTCCATTGAGTATACACTCTGAAAAATCGAGAAACCAGCATGCTAGGTACTGCATTGGGATAAAGTTGGCACACACGAGCAACTAGAAGAGCCCAATTTAAACCTCCTAGGAATCCAGTAACCTAAGAGAGTAAACTCAGAAAATTAAGTACATAATATGAAAGCAAAGACGACAATGAAGAAAAAAGTTGAAACCAATACATAGCAATCTTACATTAGAATAAACTCCACGCCTCTTTGCCCAGAACTCCAAACACCTAAGAGTCATGCGGAAGTGCTACAATAGAGTGATAGATTAGAGGACTGCAAAATTAGACAAAAAATAGAACACGTGCCGGTAGGCATACAAATTATTTACCTCGACATTTGGGACAAGTTTAAGGATTTCATCAGCAACCCTGCACCCATTAAGACTTCGAACAGTTTGCTCATCAACATTAGGCAGCACAGATTCATGTGAGATGTCAAGGTCCTGTTGATtagattaaaacaaaatatatatcaaaGTAGACAGCAACTAAACATGCACTGCATTACTAGACTTCAAACACTACATTTTTCAtcatacatttatttatacCATATGACCATATATTGCACAGCAAATTTTACATTATGAAAATTCTGTATTGGTGGTCCCAACAGCAAAGGTAACATTTCTTGTCTCAAACAGAAATGCAGTTAAAATATTCAAAGAACCCTCCAACTCCTGGTcaaattcattttgaacaaacaAAACCACCAAAATAtactctcttttattttattttaattttttctatgcTAGAAGTTAATTTACATTTTGCAACTATTTggaaaatactaattaaaaggTACTGATACAGAATCTCATATATTATGATGTATCTATGAGTTGCAAAAGGTCAgagatgaaaattaatttttttcatcagTTATAAAGGATGATAAGATATTGTATTCAAAAGAATACAACATTAGGATATCACTATATTTAAGATagcttataaattattaaaaaccaaaaatgtTAGAAGGTCTAGTTGACAATGCATCAAAAAgccaagaaaagagaaaaaagaggcGATTTCTTTAGCATAAAATAGCTTGCAACACCCAGCACTATGTGAAGGAAATCATTTTCGGCCTTCACGTGATTATAAGAGATGTAGAGTTGGCAAGAGTgttgattcaaaaaaataaaaaaggattacAAACTTACATCTGGAACGACCAAAAGAGATATACTTGCATAAAGAAGATCAATAGATATCCCTTGGAACTTGAACCTCATTACTGGGACATGAGCATCTGGAACCGGTTGAAGTTCAGTGACTTCCTCCATCTCAGCCAAAATATCATGCAAAATGATGAAGAAATCTTCCTGGAGAAATTCAAAacgaatataaataaaactcaaattaaaggACCAACAACTAATCTCAAGGTAAAACAAACACTTAGCTAGATTAAACACACCTCTCGGTTCACATAAGATGGCCCAACACACAAAGTGTCTATGTCAGCCCCAGGTCCGTGCACCTACCAAAACAGAACGTTTTTGCTTATTATCTAAGTATAAAAAGATGTCATTGACTAATgcagaagaaaaaataaacacaacaaATTAAACAGAGTAAACATCTAAGAAAATCGGTACATGCCCAGGCACCAAGAGAagttattaatttttccaaaaaacagAAAGAACAATGAAACCAAAGTATAGTAGCTAGATTTCCAACAACAACCAAATACCATAAGGAACTTTATagaaggtatttttttttttttcagttgcAAGCCTACCTTTATATCCCTTTGGCCATTTTCTTATGAAACTCATAAATCCTAAAATACCAAGCAAAACGAGTTTGCTATATTTCAAACCAAATTTCTATGATTGCAAAGAAATGTCATGAAGGTTAGAACATAAGTTTATCAAACAGCAGTTACGATGAAGGAATTAGGAATTTATGCTTACCCCTAAACGGTATGATCCAAAAGTGAAAATGACAGCATTTGCTTCCTCCACCATCTGATCAGTGTAGCCTCTTTGACGAGTTAATTGCTTTACCCAACTTTTTACAATCTATAAGGAAAATAACTCACTAGTTTAGAACCACACCAAAAAATTGGTTTATCCTTTTACTGACAAATGAACATGATAAAACCTTCCAAGTGCATTCCTCTTTTTTTACCTGATTATTCTTTcagatattttcttataaaaatacaacaaacagtaaataaaaattcaagatttAGATCACCATGCAATTACCATAACATGCAAGCCAATTAGGTGCTTATAGTCAATTCATAAGTAAAACACGAACCAGTAGGTCCGAGAAAcgcaatttaccaaaaaatattCACATTTTCTTCCTTTACGGAGATGAGAAGGCAGCAAGTAAAACAAACTCAATTGTTTGCTAATTACCTCAGAGATATGGCCAAGAACCTCCTCTCTTTTCGCAGCCTCCTCTTTGCTCTCGTAAAGTCCCGACTCTATCAGAAactacagaaaaaaaaaaaccgtgaaattaaatcaacattaaaaataaaaaaaatcctaaaaacaaCAGACTAATATATTGCCTGCTCTAATTCCGTATTCCGCTGAATATCAGCCTCACTAGGCCCCGCGAGTGATATTGGTTTCGTGATTCCATAATTCTTCGGAGGCAGTGATTGTTTCTGCAAAGATCCGTTAGGGCCCTGAGTCTCCATCGGTTTCACCACTAACCAGACCCTCAAAAAAAAACAAGCAAGCTTGGATTTAACCCCAAATCCAATACAAAATCAAGCAATCGTAATGGAGATCGAACCGATATAGCAAATCATTAAGGTAATGAATTTCAGATTAGAACATAAATCTCAAGGAAAATCGAAAattctctctcttctttttttcctttttttgaagATGAATTTTTGAggcaatatttttttttcaaacgtACACAAGAGGTAACAGATCGGAAccctaatttttcatataaattattaaactgttatttttattaaaaatactgaAATTTATCACTATCTGATTTAATTGTTCAACGgcaatttttatcaatttcttatatatttatgaattgcTAAACTggttattttcaaattaataattaaactatttaattaaattaaattaaattaaattaatttttcaattttcataaagcACGAGAGTAAAAtctcaataaattaaaatagaagaattaaccttttaattttcataaaatttaaaattagaccaaaataaataaataaaagatgagaCTTTAGATGCATGACATAATATCTCATTACTTCAAAAgaagattattttttaatattttctttattatgataaatttaaatgatattattttaaagtattatttatgatattatgTGTCAAAAGTATCCGAATTTATTATTCTCTAAATTATTGTAATAATATcggataaaattaattattgatatatataaaagattaaaatatcaagaaaaaatCCTTCTTGCTTTAAGTAACGGAAGCTTATATTAATTTGTCATCTAAGGCAAAGTAACGTACTTTTCACTTACattcataatatatttattatttgaataaaatatttggttATATTACCATCCtttaaaaatgcaataaattgttttactttttaagtaattaaaaggGTTTCATTAGTTTAGAGTTTTATTAAAACCTTATAATTATATCaactttaatatttagtattgaattaaataattaacttaacaactaatttataaacataatttttaataacaacaaaataattagatacttaaatttatactataatgatttttattgaGTTTAGTATCAATTACTTCAACcgcattattttaattaaataatgtaaagTGAAATGATACACTAATAGGgtactttaaataatttaaattttaatacataaaaatcatttactttcttcatttaaaatatcaaaatgtgCAATTAttcaactatttttattttttctccaCACAATTTTTGGGCatatcataatataatatatattcttatCTTGTCAAAatccatataaatatatgacaGAAAAAATAACACAAACACGGATAGCACGGATttttaatatactaaaatacaatattaattaGATAGTTAAAagattcttaattttttaagaaagaatatattgatatttttgtcttttattcttatttttatatgaaatgtaATGAAACAATCCTTAactaaaattgataataaattaactaTAGATACTTTACCActctatttataattcaattaggTAAAAATACTACAAAACCTCCTATACCATATCTTGGATTATATTTTAACtcctctattaaaaaataataaattaaaataatgatatgatTTTCTGTTATAAaagattttatatgaaatttcaaacttcaagaGAGAATCCTCTCTCGAGGCTTAATCTTTTATTGTATACGTGTAATCAAGGAGTTAGAAAATGTagacttttgaataaaaataaaagaaatgaagtaaTATTATATTAGGAAGATAAAAACCCCATAGGTTCCTTAAAATAAATCTCAATCATTCTTAAAATTTGCAGGCAGGTCATAATTCAATCAAAGAGAAAGTATACCATCAACCCAATGTGCTGTACTTGTATTAATACATTTTGTTTGTGGACCGATGAGCAGCCATCACTTCGGAAAATTTGATCCCTATATGAGCAAATGGAGCATTTACTCCTTTTCTGTatatcttttttactttttcaattaaGAAATGCATTAAATACATGTGATACAATTTACACACCATTAATAAGAGTAAATCATTACCCCACACATCACTAGTAGGTAATCCTTGCAATTTGAATTTACAAATTGAACTTATATCATTGATATGAGTTGAACACTCGCTACTACTTTGTTAAATACATACAATAAAACAACATACAATCGAACCTAAAAACTGCAAACCAGCTTAAATTCTGGAACAGAGAATCAACATTTGAACATAAAACCCAGGAAGGAAAACAATCGCATAATGTGACCGACATCATTAAACTGTAACACATATAGTAAAGTTGCTCTCAGTCCATTTTGCATTACCTTCGGATGAGGTATTCAAGcaattttgttgtcaaattgAGCTCGAGAATTCTTCCTAGCGCTTTCCAACACGGTTTTATCAACAGTAATGAAGTAAGCGGCAATCGATGCTGTTTAACCGATACACAGATAAGACATATTACGACGAGAAAAACTATGATAATCAAACGTCTTAATTGGATTCATACATTAATAATACATAGAAATAATGCATATCACAAGTTAGGACTAGTGAGAATATGATTGCTTTTGAGTAacactaataaattttaagtagtATAGGTTTCAGAAAATACCTCCACTTATGATAAGTGCTTGAGCAGTATGGTTGAGGTTTGCCTTTGCCCAAGCAACCTTACGAACTGCAATCAACTGAGAAAAACACATAAGGGTTGCCAATTAATTTATGGagattaaattcctaaaatttctaaaaataaaagcaagagGATTAGATGCCAGGTGTAGTGAAAGTATTGTGAGTTCAAGCATATTTTAAACGATCATGAAACTGTAATTACATGTTCTCTACCACTTACACAAACAATCAGTAACCAAAGAAAAACTTTGCAGGAAAATCTTGTAAAATGAAAACACAGACAGGAAGGAATAATTAATATTGGTATTAATAAAAGAACAACCAATAAGAGAAAGGTTAAGGTTTAACTTACTGTAGGCACAGCGGTAAAAACGCCGGTAATGGCGGCAGCCTTGAGACCGGCACGAATACCTTCTGCATTagtttcctaaaattttaatatctgatatatacatatgtatatactcaaatttaataaaaaaaagttttttttaaagcgAATTACAGGGGGAAAATGCAACATGATTTCATGAGATGCCAGCTTTGATCACCGAAAATTTAAGGAAATGAAAGATtcaaagccaaaaaaaaaaaaaaaccttgggAGGATTGCTGGGCTCTCAATTTCTTCTGGTCTTCAGCGGGAGAAGGAATTATGAAGAACTTTGCTCTTCTCTGTACCCAAACATCCCTCATTTCTGACGGAAttcccatttttttaaaataaagatttgaTTCAACAAGATGGGGGAGAATGATGATCAAAGAGAATTTAAAGAACAAAGAGAGAAGAGGCGTAATTTGATTTGGCAGGCTGCCTGCCAATGCCATCacctttttaatatatttattcatccGGCATCTCGTAGCCGCCGCGACAGGTGTACCTAATTATGGGTCGGGGTTGTTTTTGTTAAAGCTTGAAAGTCcttccaaaaaataaaagggtttacctaaaaaatattaattaataaaaaattgtcattaataataacatttctttttgaaaaaaatattatttggatATGTTAACTAGATTtatcaaattcataaattaattttggttttatgtataatttaatacataaattttatttaattttacacatttaatttaaattagatCCAAAAGCaaaatatcaacataaaatgatattaattctacaatgttattaataatttataaaaattgagttaaaccaaaatttatataaaaatcgcataaaattaaatttcatgcatgATATTgcacacattaaattaaatttatcatacaatttaaatacaaatcCTTTATGATGACAactttgggttttaattttgtaaaagagACGTAATTTTACATCCACATAACTCTatataatatgttatatatacaACAAGTCttagtttatattaattttatattatttatgaagtCATATGTTCAATTTATTGACTACCTGCTAcattcatatttcttttaatattgtgttgtaattatgatttaagattatagttattattttgaataatattactttatattatttatttaaaataaaataatactatttaataaactttaaaaataaatacataatatcataagaaactaatttataaaagaactttaaaaatatttaatttgtttatttatcttttattaataataatacattaattttaattggtgCAAGATTTTATCCGTattgaaaagtaattaaaaataataaacatcatccaaatcaaaattaacaaaaatttatcttaaggataaaaataatccttaaaaaCTATTGTTCACAAACCATAATCTCCTTTAAACCcttaaatataaagaaaatacgCAGGCCATCATTGGGGCAAACGATGCAATAGCTTCGGTTAGAGCAAAGCCCAAAATGGCATAACCAAATAATTGTTTAGCCAATGATGGATTTCGCGCCACGGAATGGATCAAAGAACTGAATACGTTTCCAATACCGACAGCAGCTCCCGCTGAAGCAATTGTAGCAGCTCCGGCACCCATTGATTTTGCACCTTCTAACATCTCGGGTTGAGAATTCTCGTCAcgctttttttttcattcacaattttttttttgttatggaTTCCTTGTCGATTCTTCCCCTCGTTCCTTTTTTCTTGGGCTTGGCTACATACCAAGCGTGGATccataaaattccaaaatttgtaGAAAGTAGCTACTGTTGGCCCCATTTAGAATGAGATCACAACAGATTTGATAGAGCCCATCAATTTGCTCTTTTAAGGGCTCTTCAAAAACCAAATGATTTTCTAGTTGTACCATATCTTTCTAGTTGTACCAAAACAATGGTGCCAACTGAGCCTACAAAGTTAATAATGGTAGAGTTTCACAATCTATATTCCCTCCAtacttcataaaaaaaaaatgaaaatctacATATGCCATCGTATATAGCAAAAATTTCAACTCTTCATCACAGGGAGTGCAAGGGATATAGGCAGAGAGAGAACACCAATGAAACACGAAGAGGCATCCCTTTTTATATCCCAAATTTTTGAGTCTCGCATTATCCCTTTgagaataaaagttataaatctgaaaatttaatcgAAATATCCCTAGACATGaatgaacaaaaagaaaatgaagacaGCACCAAACAAACAAACGAAAATGTTCAAAATGGAAATCCTTTACGCAGTATTTTTTTCGATGATTCGGCCAATGGCTTGAGACCTTTGGCATGTTTATAGAACTCCAACAGTTCATTTGCCACATCTTGTGGATGGCATTTAATAAACACATTCAAGAATCGATTTTCTGTCATCCTCAATGCCCTCAACGTGATCGATCCTTTAATCTGCGGATAAAGCTCCATTTCCTTTAGTTTCCGAGCCAACGATATCCGCGGTTTCAATACGGTTTCGAGGTTGCTGAACAACAAAAACGGGTGCTCAAGCACCACTCTTGGAGACAGCTTCATGGTTCCCAAAACAAATGTCATGTTCCTTTGAACCTTATCAACCGAGAGTGTCAAAATAAGAGGAGAACGTCCCAAAAAACTCCAAATCTCTTCCTCCGAACACCCG
This region includes:
- the LOC105762005 gene encoding LOW QUALITY PROTEIN: nuclear poly(A) polymerase 4 (The sequence of the model RefSeq protein was modified relative to this genomic sequence to represent the inferred CDS: deleted 1 base in 1 codon), producing the protein METQGPNGSLQKQSLPPKNYGITKPISLAGPSEADIQRNTELEQFLIESGLYESKEEAAKREEVLGHISEIVKSWVKQLTRQRGYTDQMVEEANAVIFTFGSYRLGVHGPGADIDTLCVGPSYVNREEDFFIILHDILAEMEEVTELQPVPDAHVPVMRFKFQGISIDLLYASISLLVVPDDLDISHESVLPNVDEQTVRSLNGCRVADEILKLVPNVEHFRMTLRCLEFWAKRRGVYSNVTGFLGGLNWALLVARVCQLYPNAVPSMLVSRFFRVYTQWRWPNPVMLCSIEEGELGFPVWDPRKNPQDRFHHMPIITPAYPCMNSSYNVSLSTLRVMMEQFQFGNRICVEIEQNKSQWSALFEPHLFFEAYRNYLQVDIVSADADDLLAWKGWVESRLRQLTLKIERDTNGMLQCHPYPNEYVDTSKQFQHCAFFMGLQRKEGVSGLEGQQFDIRGTVDEFRQEISMYMYWKPGMDIYVSHVCRRQLPAFVFPDGYRRLRSLRHPSQQTGKTCEDVTRSRSGSSCFIGVLSLPISLALPMMKS
- the LOC105762104 gene encoding early nodulin-93 isoform X4, whose product is MNKYIKKVMALAGSLPNQITPLLSLFFKFSLIIILPHLVESNLYFKKMGIPSEMRDVWVQRRAKFFIIPSPAEDQKKLRAQQSSQEGIRAGLKAAAITGVFTAVPTLIAVRKVAWAKANLNHTAQALIISGASIAAYFITVDKTVLESARKNSRAQFDNKTA
- the LOC128042581 gene encoding ATP synthase subunit 9, mitochondrial, which encodes MGPTVATFYKFWNFMDPRLKKKRDENSQPEMLEGAKSMGAGAATIASAGAAVGIGNVFSSLIHSVARNPSLAKQLFGYAILGFALTEAIASFAPMMACVFSLYLRV
- the LOC105762104 gene encoding early nodulin-93 isoform X2; the protein is MNKYIKKVMALAGSLPNQITPLLSLFFKFSLIIILPHLVESNLYFKKMGIPSEMRDVWVQRRAKFFIIPSPAEDQKKLRAQQSSQEGIRAGLKAAAITGVFTAVPTLIAVRKVAWAKANLNHTAQALIISGASIAAYFITVDKTVLESARKNSRAQFDNKTA
- the LOC105762104 gene encoding early nodulin-93 isoform X3, with protein sequence MNKYIKKVMALAGSLPNQITPLLSLFFKFSLIIILPHLVESNLYFKKMGIPSEMRDVWVQRRAKFFIIPSPAEDQKKLRAQQSSQEGIRAGLKAAAITGVFTAVPTLIAVRKVAWAKANLNHTAQALIISGASIAAYFITVDKTVLESARKNSRAQFDNKTA
- the LOC105762104 gene encoding early nodulin-93 isoform X1 encodes the protein MNKYIKKVMALAGSLPNQITPLLSLFFKFSLIIILPHLVESNLYFKKMGIPSEMRDVWVQRRAKFFIIPSPAEDQKKLRAQQSSQEGIRAGLKAAAITGVFTAVPTLIAVRKVAWAKANLNHTAQALIISGASIAAYFITVDKTVLESARKNSRAQFDNKIA